Proteins from one Malania oleifera isolate guangnan ecotype guangnan chromosome 4, ASM2987363v1, whole genome shotgun sequence genomic window:
- the LOC131154430 gene encoding pentatricopeptide repeat-containing protein At5g18390, mitochondrial, whose translation MRSLVSRSLLFSPAFTVYHLRPLTTQSNHAPTPPYPGGVTAKDDYFAAVHHVSNVVRRDIYMERTLNKLRLPVTSELVFRVLRACNRSGAESFRFFNWARTHHPSYNPTAVEFEELLRTLARCRNWQTMWTVAEQMRQRELNLNPAVVSFVIEEYGKAGFVDQAVEVFNKCKTFNCPQTTEIYNALLFALCEVKNFHGAYALIRRMVRKGGLPDKRTYAILVNAWCSAGKMREAQEFLEEMSRKGFNSPVRGRDLLIEGLLNAGYVESAKEMVRRMTKEGYLPDIETFNSLLEAVCKLGEIDFGVDLYHDASRLGLCVDISTYKIMIPAVSKAGRIDEALRFLHKSMEDGYRPFPSLYAPIIKALCRRGQFADASCFFNDMKVKGHPANRPVYTMLITMCGRGGRFIDAANYLVEMTRLNLLPLPRCFDMVTDGLKNCGKHDLAKKIEQLEVSIRGV comes from the coding sequence ATGAGAAGTCTGGTTTCAAGAAGCCTTCTCTTCTCTCCCGCTTTCACCGTCTATCACCTCAGACCCCTTACAACTCAATCCAATCATGCCCCCACTCCCCCCTACCCAGGCGGCGTCACCGCCAAGGACGATTACTTCGCCGCCGTCCACCACGTCTCCAATGTCGTCCGCCGCGACATCTACATGGAGCGCACCCTCAACAAGCTCCGCCTCCCCGTCACCTCTGAGCTCGTCTTTCGCGTCCTCCGCGCCTGCAACCGCTCCGGCGCAGAATCCTTCCGCTTCTTCAACTGGGCTCGCACCCACCACCCCTCCTATAACCCCACCGCTGTCGAGTTCGAGGAGCTCCTCCGCACTCTCGCCCGCTGCCGCAACTGGCAGACTATGTGGACCGTCGCCGAGCAGATGCGGCAGCGGGAACTGAATCTCAATCCCGCGGTCGTCTCCTTTGTGATCGAGGAGTACGGCAAGGCCGGCTTCGTAGATCAGGCCGTGGAAGTGTTCAACAAGTGCAAGACCTTCAATTGCCCCCAGACAACTGAGATTTATAATGCCCTGCTGTTCGCGCTCTGCGAGGTGAAGAACTTCCATGGGGCTTATGCTTTGATTCGGAGGATGGTGAGAAAAGGTGGCCTGCCGGACAAGAGGACCTATGCGATTCTCGTGAATGCCTGGTGCTCCGCGGGGAAAATGAGGGAGGCGCAGGAGTTCTTGGAGGAGATGAGTCGGAAGGGGTTTAATTCGCCTGTACGGGGACGGGATTTGTTGATTGAAGGTTTGTTGAATGCCGGGTATGTTGAGTCGGCAAAGGAAATGGTGAGAAGAATGACGAAGGAGGGTTATTTGCCGGATATAGAGACTTTTAATTCTTTATTGGAGGCAGTGTGCAAGTTGGGGGAGATTGATTTTGGTGTTGATCTATACCATGATGCGTCGAGGTTGGGGCTTTGTGTAGATATTAGCACGTATAAGATTATGATACCGGCGGTTTCAAAAGCAGGTAGGATTGATGAGGCTTTGAGGTTTTTGCACAAGTCAATGGAGGATGGGTATAGGCCATTTCCAAGTCTGTATGCGCCAATCATTAAAGCTCTTTGTAGGAGGGGTCAGTTTGCTGATGCATCCTGTTTTTTCAATGATATGAAGGTTAAAGGGCATCCTGCAAACCGGCCCGTTTATACAATGTTGATAACAATGTGCGGACGTGGAGGTCGATTTATTGATGCAGCTAATTATTTGGTAGAAATGACTCGCTTGAATTTGTTGCCCTTGCCGCGGTGCTTTGATATGGTTACTGATGGATTGAAGAATTGTGGAAAACATGATTTAGCTAAGAAGATAGAGCAGTTGGAGGTGTCAATTCGAGGTGTTTGA
- the LOC131153281 gene encoding uncharacterized protein At1g65710-like isoform X1, with translation MGSCFSKKRSAPSSSQAAATVTISGSSRSLLKPNNETHVEKEQEEKKKQVAEPEMGKKKEEERVKKEIFVIKHRKSHDGTVDRRPPDGVSCAGNSPVGTKCEAAEMGTNNSPGFGNDAVIKGVGVGERGGEVDLAAPPAVAAMRTSSCSKEELDAILIQCGRLSRCSSGKASASDAASGSGRKYSGSKRSYDFDNDDGKRNGDSGTANNAYGDDEDDEKTEKLNYRRQRDGRRSRASSHERRRTPSREREQQQRSGSRDRGGSGSGRRVSRSPGRRSENPQTTTTTTTTNSAAAAAGSADKSSAQANCGITIGTRPGKMVAVPASVTSLAMDKSNNNGGIENANTAPVRRVLVRRNCGEAGVGSRTSASPRSQSPANPNGNANCHQQPSLSRGSSRKAEQSPYRRNPLSEIDTNSLAIQQQPPFSNKNVANTTTIKVQNSNKTTDVDGEGYQPKELPSNVRPLQKTSVEVSNNNVQVSNRSNKSNAPENNVATVNGGAEEQLHQIAEGPFEPKGMNPKKSLVEVTTVAAGDEILDPRTLTRSRSSRRSRDLDFNPDSLMNPITSYNKRLLEDIQNFHQKNTSGPSFSLPPCVTKACSILEAVADLKSCTANLSSGFSTDKRSPTAADSSNRKENNFSLSVNAGAKKRIEAKDPFMESEIVVNDDLMEPSFHKYVTVRRGTIGGEDMEEQESSGSNSFVGSGQQHWGSSTWEPSSADSSDCWTSRSNNMKGEEPSPPGFQRQDLLASGCDGDEGRGRLSRKKKESDHQQNRIGRGGIGAGRVGVHTVPAVATAASR, from the exons ATGGGCAGTTGTTTCAGCAAGAAGCGTTCTGCTCCATCTTCTTCGCAAGCAGCGGCTACTGTCACCATTTCAGGGTCCTCACGGTCTCTGCTCAAGCCTAATAATGAGACCCATGTGGAGAAAGAgcaggaggagaagaagaagcagGTTGCAGAGCCAGAAAtggggaagaagaaggaagaagaaagagtgaagaaggagatttttgttataaaGCACCGGAAAAGCCATGATGGTACTGTTGACAGGCGCCCGCCTGATGGGGTTTCTTGTGCTGGTAATAGCCCTGTTGGTACTAAATGTGAAGCAGCTGAAATGGGTACCAACAATTCTCCTGGTTTTGGGAATGATGCTGTGATTAAAGGGGTCGGAGTCGGGGAAAGAGGAGGCGAGGTGGATCTGGCAGCACCACCTGCTGTGGCAGCCATGAGGACATCGAGCTGCAGCAAAGAAGAGCTCGATGCCATTCTCATACAGTGTGGCCGCCTCAGCCGGTGCTCCTCTGGGAAGGCTTCTGCTTCCGATGCAGCTTCCGGGAGTGGCAGGAAGTATTCGGGATCAAAGAGGAGTTATGACTTTGACAATGATGATGGTAAGAGGAATGGGGACAGCGGCACTGCTAACAACGCATACGGCGATGATGAGGATGATGAGAAGACGGAGAAGCTGAATTACCGGCGGCAACGTGATGGCCGCCGATCTAGGGCCTCTTCCCACGAAAGGAGGAGGACACCTAGTAGGGAAAGGGAGCAGCAGCAGCGCTCCGGGAGCAGAGATAGGGGCGGCAGTGGCAGCGGGAGAAGGGTGAGCCGCTCACCGGGCAGAAGATCAGAAAATCCCCaaactactactactactactactacaaaTAGTGCTGCAGCTGCTGCTGGGTCAGCAGATAAATCTTCAGCACAAGCTAATTGTGGGATAACAATTGGTACCAGGCCAGGGAAGATGGTGGCAGTTCCTGCCTCTGTTACATCCCTGGCAATGGATAAGAGCAACAACAATGGGGGTATTGAAAATGCTAACACCGCCCCAGTCAGAAGAGTTTTGGTGAGGAGGAACTGTGGAGAGGCAGGGGTTGGTTCTCGGACAAGTGCGTCGCCTCGATCTCAATCCCCAGCAAATCCAAATGGGAATGCCAATTGCCACCAGCAGCCTTCGCTTAGCCGCGGCTCTTCAAGGAAAGCAGAGCAGTCTCCTTACCGAAGAAATCCCTTGAGTGAGATCGATACCAACTCACTTGCAATCCAACAGCAACCACCATTTTCAAACAAAAATGTAGCAAACACCACCACCATCAAGGTGCAGAACAGCAACAAAACTACAGATGTTGATGGAGAAGGATACCAACCCAAGGAATTGCCCTCCAATGTTAGGCCTCTG CAGAAGACCAGTGTGGAGGTAAGCAATAATAATGTCCAAGTGAGCAACAGAAGCAACAAGAGCAATGCACCAGAGAACAATGTTGCGACTGTTAATGGCGGAGCAGAGGAGCAGCTGCATCAGATTGCTGAAGGACCCTTTGAGCCTAAAGGAATGAATCCAAAGAAAAGCTTGGTTGAAGTGACTACAGTAGCTGCAGGGGATGAAATCTTGGATCCTCGGACGTTAACGAGAAGCAGATCCTCCAGGCGATCCCGAGACCTGGATTTCAATCCGGACAGCCTAATGAATCCCATTACATCATATAACAAGCGATTGCTTGAagacattcaaaattttcatcagAAGAACACCTCGGGCCCCTCATTCTCTCTCCCACCGTGTGTCACCAAGGCCTGCTCCATTCTTGAAGCCGTAGCAGACCTCAAATCCTGCACTGCCAATCTGTCTTCTGGTTTTTCAACTGACAAAAGAAGCCCCACAGCAGCTGATTCAAGCAATAGGaaagaaaataacttttctctcAGTGTCAATGCCGGTGCGAAGAAAAGAATAGAAGCAAAAGACCCTTTTATGGAATCTGAGATAGTTGTGAATGATGATTTAATGGAGCCCAGCTTTCACAAGTATGTGACTGTGAGGAGGGGAACAATTGGTGGAGAAGACATGGAAGAGCAGGAATCCTCAGGAAGCAACAGCTTTGTGGGTAGTGGTCAGCAGCATTGGGGTTCTTCTACGTGGGAACCTAGTTCGGCTGATTCATCTGATTGCTGGACTTCAAGGTCTAACAACATGAAAGGGGAGGAACCGAGTCCACCGGGCTTTCAGAGGCAGGACTTATTGGCATCAGGCTGTGATGGAGATGAGGGCCGAGGAAGGTTGAGCAGAAAGAAGAAGGAGTCCGATCACCAACAGAACAGGATTGGGCGTGGTGGCATTGGTGCTGGTAGAGTAGGTGTTCACACAGTACCTGCAGTTGCCACTGCTGCTTCGAGGTAA
- the LOC131153281 gene encoding uncharacterized protein At1g65710-like isoform X2, which yields MGSCFSKKRSAPSSSQAAATVTISGSSRSLLKPNNETHVEKEQEEKKKQVAEPEMGKKKEEERVKKEIFVIKHRKSHDGTVDRRPPDGVSCAGNSPVGTKCEAAEMGTNNSPGFGNDAVIKGVGVGERGGEVDLAAPPAVAAMRTSSCSKEELDAILIQCGRLSRCSSGKASASDAASGSGRKYSGSKRSYDFDNDDGKRNGDSGTANNAYGDDEDDEKTEKLNYRRQRDGRRSRASSHERRRTPSREREQQQRSGSRDRGGSGSGRRVSRSPGRRSENPQTTTTTTTTNSAAAAAGSADKSSAQANCGITIGTRPGKMVAVPASVTSLAMDKSNNNGGIENANTAPVRRVLVRRNCGEAGVGSRTSASPRSQSPANPNGNANCHQQPSLSRGSSRKAEQSPYRRNPLSEIDTNSLAIQQQPPFSNKNVANTTTIKVQNSNKTTDVDGEGYQPKELPSNVRPLKTSVEVSNNNVQVSNRSNKSNAPENNVATVNGGAEEQLHQIAEGPFEPKGMNPKKSLVEVTTVAAGDEILDPRTLTRSRSSRRSRDLDFNPDSLMNPITSYNKRLLEDIQNFHQKNTSGPSFSLPPCVTKACSILEAVADLKSCTANLSSGFSTDKRSPTAADSSNRKENNFSLSVNAGAKKRIEAKDPFMESEIVVNDDLMEPSFHKYVTVRRGTIGGEDMEEQESSGSNSFVGSGQQHWGSSTWEPSSADSSDCWTSRSNNMKGEEPSPPGFQRQDLLASGCDGDEGRGRLSRKKKESDHQQNRIGRGGIGAGRVGVHTVPAVATAASR from the exons ATGGGCAGTTGTTTCAGCAAGAAGCGTTCTGCTCCATCTTCTTCGCAAGCAGCGGCTACTGTCACCATTTCAGGGTCCTCACGGTCTCTGCTCAAGCCTAATAATGAGACCCATGTGGAGAAAGAgcaggaggagaagaagaagcagGTTGCAGAGCCAGAAAtggggaagaagaaggaagaagaaagagtgaagaaggagatttttgttataaaGCACCGGAAAAGCCATGATGGTACTGTTGACAGGCGCCCGCCTGATGGGGTTTCTTGTGCTGGTAATAGCCCTGTTGGTACTAAATGTGAAGCAGCTGAAATGGGTACCAACAATTCTCCTGGTTTTGGGAATGATGCTGTGATTAAAGGGGTCGGAGTCGGGGAAAGAGGAGGCGAGGTGGATCTGGCAGCACCACCTGCTGTGGCAGCCATGAGGACATCGAGCTGCAGCAAAGAAGAGCTCGATGCCATTCTCATACAGTGTGGCCGCCTCAGCCGGTGCTCCTCTGGGAAGGCTTCTGCTTCCGATGCAGCTTCCGGGAGTGGCAGGAAGTATTCGGGATCAAAGAGGAGTTATGACTTTGACAATGATGATGGTAAGAGGAATGGGGACAGCGGCACTGCTAACAACGCATACGGCGATGATGAGGATGATGAGAAGACGGAGAAGCTGAATTACCGGCGGCAACGTGATGGCCGCCGATCTAGGGCCTCTTCCCACGAAAGGAGGAGGACACCTAGTAGGGAAAGGGAGCAGCAGCAGCGCTCCGGGAGCAGAGATAGGGGCGGCAGTGGCAGCGGGAGAAGGGTGAGCCGCTCACCGGGCAGAAGATCAGAAAATCCCCaaactactactactactactactacaaaTAGTGCTGCAGCTGCTGCTGGGTCAGCAGATAAATCTTCAGCACAAGCTAATTGTGGGATAACAATTGGTACCAGGCCAGGGAAGATGGTGGCAGTTCCTGCCTCTGTTACATCCCTGGCAATGGATAAGAGCAACAACAATGGGGGTATTGAAAATGCTAACACCGCCCCAGTCAGAAGAGTTTTGGTGAGGAGGAACTGTGGAGAGGCAGGGGTTGGTTCTCGGACAAGTGCGTCGCCTCGATCTCAATCCCCAGCAAATCCAAATGGGAATGCCAATTGCCACCAGCAGCCTTCGCTTAGCCGCGGCTCTTCAAGGAAAGCAGAGCAGTCTCCTTACCGAAGAAATCCCTTGAGTGAGATCGATACCAACTCACTTGCAATCCAACAGCAACCACCATTTTCAAACAAAAATGTAGCAAACACCACCACCATCAAGGTGCAGAACAGCAACAAAACTACAGATGTTGATGGAGAAGGATACCAACCCAAGGAATTGCCCTCCAATGTTAGGCCTCTG AAGACCAGTGTGGAGGTAAGCAATAATAATGTCCAAGTGAGCAACAGAAGCAACAAGAGCAATGCACCAGAGAACAATGTTGCGACTGTTAATGGCGGAGCAGAGGAGCAGCTGCATCAGATTGCTGAAGGACCCTTTGAGCCTAAAGGAATGAATCCAAAGAAAAGCTTGGTTGAAGTGACTACAGTAGCTGCAGGGGATGAAATCTTGGATCCTCGGACGTTAACGAGAAGCAGATCCTCCAGGCGATCCCGAGACCTGGATTTCAATCCGGACAGCCTAATGAATCCCATTACATCATATAACAAGCGATTGCTTGAagacattcaaaattttcatcagAAGAACACCTCGGGCCCCTCATTCTCTCTCCCACCGTGTGTCACCAAGGCCTGCTCCATTCTTGAAGCCGTAGCAGACCTCAAATCCTGCACTGCCAATCTGTCTTCTGGTTTTTCAACTGACAAAAGAAGCCCCACAGCAGCTGATTCAAGCAATAGGaaagaaaataacttttctctcAGTGTCAATGCCGGTGCGAAGAAAAGAATAGAAGCAAAAGACCCTTTTATGGAATCTGAGATAGTTGTGAATGATGATTTAATGGAGCCCAGCTTTCACAAGTATGTGACTGTGAGGAGGGGAACAATTGGTGGAGAAGACATGGAAGAGCAGGAATCCTCAGGAAGCAACAGCTTTGTGGGTAGTGGTCAGCAGCATTGGGGTTCTTCTACGTGGGAACCTAGTTCGGCTGATTCATCTGATTGCTGGACTTCAAGGTCTAACAACATGAAAGGGGAGGAACCGAGTCCACCGGGCTTTCAGAGGCAGGACTTATTGGCATCAGGCTGTGATGGAGATGAGGGCCGAGGAAGGTTGAGCAGAAAGAAGAAGGAGTCCGATCACCAACAGAACAGGATTGGGCGTGGTGGCATTGGTGCTGGTAGAGTAGGTGTTCACACAGTACCTGCAGTTGCCACTGCTGCTTCGAGGTAA